Proteins from a single region of Hypanus sabinus isolate sHypSab1 chromosome 26, sHypSab1.hap1, whole genome shotgun sequence:
- the LOC132381723 gene encoding zinc finger protein 214-like: MEAGRLGRGLIPYWSPAPVNQAPGYVRTDGGGGRVTSRECVLCGGGALATSIPRAIQKKCRNRGRGRQQLRAQAQQWCLKHPRRMRSSEPGCFLAREGLWFFQSPSMPGTTMRIFQVYEGARNRYISKFRTDSGTGVETRPNLTTDKLLKRGDGDCGVRASCMSPVRRLAFGRPQELARHGKKMCKGGGVRKEQSGSLPYSPFICLQPLWEASPICPSCRHIVLSTVTRARSVALTGKGFKCSANLKGHCQAHMDERPFAFTNGPSLVSGPSPAPYVARASPTPLTLLTHQLVHTDVRPFRCSECGKAFKSFQELRRHQRLHTGERPFSCPVCGKGFTQSSNLHSHQRTHTGEQPLACPVCSEGFTCSSNLLTHQRVHTDEQPFVCGECGRGFNRSCNLLTHQRVHTDERPYICGKRTSNLLRCHSLSPVLT, from the exons ATGGAGGCGGGTCGCCTTGGGAGAGGTCTGATTCCCTATTGGTCTCCTGCTCCTGTCAATCAGGCGCCTGGGTACGTCCGCACCGACGGAGGTGGCGGCCGGGTGACGTCAAGGGAGTGCGTGCTTTGCGGCGGTGGTGCCCTGGCCACGTCGATTCCCAG AGCTATTCAAAAGAAGTGCCGCAACCGGGGCAGGGGGCGCCAGCAGCTCAGGGCGCAGGCGCAGCAGTGGTGCTTGAAACACCCAAGGCGCATGCGCTCCTCTGAGCCGGGGTGCTTTCTGGCGCGCGAGGGCTTGTGGTTTTTTCAATCGCCATCGATGCCTGGCACTACGATGCGAATTTTTCAGGTGTATGAAGGAGCTCGGAACAGATATATCAGCAAGTTCCGAACC GATTCTGGTACAGGCGTGGAGACAAGGCCAAATCTCACTACTGACAAATTGCTGAAAAGAGGAGATGGTGACTGTGGTGTCAGGGCCTCATGCATGAGCCCTGTACGCAGACTTGCCTTTGGGCGACCACAGGAACTGGCCAGGCATGGGAAGAAAATGTGCAAAGGCGGGGGTGTCAGGAAGGAACAAAGTGGCAGCCTCCCTTACAGCCCCTTCATCTGCTTACAGCCTCTGTGGGAAGCTTCGCCTATCTGTCCAAGCTGCAGACACATCGTCTTGTCCACAGTGACGAGAGCCCGTTCCGTTGCCCTGACTGGCAAGGGCTTCAAGTGCTCTGCCAACCTCAAGGGCCACTGCCAAGCCCACATGGACGAGAGGCCCTTTGCAT TCACCAACGGGCCCTCACTGGTGAGCGGCCCTTCCCCTGCGCCGTATGTGGCAAGGGCTTCACCCACTCCTCTTACCCTACTGACTCACCAGTTGGTCCACACCGATGTGAGGCCCTTCAGGTGTTCCGAGTGTGGCAAGGCCTTCAAGAGCTTTCAGGAACTGAGGCGCCACCAGCGGCTGCACACAGGCGAGCGGCCCTTTTCCTGCCCTGTCTGTGGAAA GGGTTTCACCCAGTCCAGCAACCTCCACAGCCACCAGCGCACCCACACTGGCGAGCAGCCCTTAGCCTGCCCCGTCTGCAGCGAGGGCTTCACCTGCTCTTCCAACCTGCTGACCCACCAGCGGGTCCACACCGACGAGCAGCCCTTTGTCTgcggtgagtgtgggaggggcttCAACCGCTCCTGCAACCTGCTGACCCACCAGCGGGTCCACACCGATGAGAGGCCCTACATCTGTGGCAAGAGGACCAGTAACCTGCTGAGATGCCATTCTCTGAGCCCGGTGTTAACTTGA